A window of the Sabethes cyaneus chromosome 1, idSabCyanKW18_F2, whole genome shotgun sequence genome harbors these coding sequences:
- the LOC128742740 gene encoding probable 4-coumarate--CoA ligase 1, with translation MRAPRDVFTFFDPASKVWSGLGVPSLFNPNQSLGELVLTVLERNSNKVVQICADTGSRTTGSELRIRAIRIASNLQQMGYGSNVGEIFSMAVKNGEHTASVLFACFALGIPVNTLDPSFRRDDLSHMLANVRPNVVFCETETLQELLSACDLVAHKPRIIVMGDKVAGFEHVEDLLIPSDGENYFVPVHISDPSKQLAVLLCSSGTTGRSKAVSLSHSICIAHVTNFFDCRPNDTVFAFSSLYWLSGLVMLLAGTVWGATRVVTCKTFSPSLAVDIVERLRVSVVFFPPSQALAIANDPSVKESQFESVRLAFCGGGPVSVSLRNSFNRLIPGRLLEIAYGLTEIGGAVTFTKEAFGQNGSVGFARPGMEVKILDDHSTTLDNGMEGEIVVRAPYIFLGYYGNAAATEDILDDEGWLHTGDIGRFDENGWLYVVDRKKDILKYGNFQIAPSEIEDVIQGVAGVKAVCVVGIPSEGNDLPAALVVPSDSGCSQKDIIIEVERKLGSYKQLRGGVYMTTKLPMTPSGKVLRREAKLMVLKMKGD, from the exons ATGCGTGCACCGAGAGATGTTTTCACCTTTTTCGATCCAGCAAGCAAAGTTTGGAGCGGTCTTGGGGTGCCGTCGCTTTTCAATCCAAATCAGAGCCTTGGAGAATTGGTGTTAACTGTTCTGGAACGGAACTCGAATAAGGTGGTGCAAATATGCGCTGATACTGGCAGCCGAACGACGGGGAGTGAGTTGCGCATAAGAGCCATTCGGATAGCTTCGAACCTGCAGCAGATGGGCTATGGAAGCAACGTTGGAGAAATTTTCTCGATGGCCGTAAAAAACGGTGAGCACACGGCTTCGGTGTTGTTTGCCTGTTTCGCATTAGGTATTCCGGTCAATACTCTGGATCCTTCGTTTCGGCGGGATGATCTTAGTCATATGCTAGCAAACGTTCGTCCTAACGTTGTGTTTTGTGAAACCGAAACGTTGCAGGAGCTGCTGTCGGCATGTGACTTGGTTGCACATAAGCCTAGGATTATCGTGATGGGCGATAAAGTAGCGGGTTTCGAACATGTGGAGGATTTGTTGATACCTAGCGATGGCGAAAACTATTTTGT TCCAGTGCATATCTCAGATCCATCGAAACAACTAGCAGTGCTGCTGTGCTCTTCTGGAACAACTGGTCGCTCGAAAGCAGTTTCGTTGTCTCATTCTATCTGCATCGCTCATGTTACAAATTTCTTTGACTGTCGTCCAAACGATACTGTATTTGCCTTCAGTTCCCTCTATTGGCTTTCGGGACTGGTGATGCTGCTGGCAGGAACTGTTTGGGGTGCAACTCGAGTTGTAACGTGTAAAACTTTCAGTCCCTCACTGGCAGTAGATATTGTTGAACGTCTTCGAGTTTCCGTTGTATTTTTTCCACCCTCCCAGGCTTTAGCAATTGCAAACGATCCCAGTGTCAAAGAAAGCCAATTTGAGAGCGTTCGATTGGCATTCTGTGGAGGGGGACCGGTTTCAGTCAGCTTAAGAAACTCATTTAACAGATTGATTCCTGGTAGATTGTTAGAGATTGCCTATGGACTGACTGAAATCGGTGGTGCGGTGACGTTTACAAAAGAAGCTTTCGGTCAGAATGGATCAGTCGGATTTGCGAGGCCTGGGATGGAGGTTAAGATCCTTGATGACCACTCAACCACGCTGGATAATGGTATGGAAGGCGAGATTGTTGTAAGAGCGCCGTACATATTTCTTGGATATTATGGAAATGCTGCAGCTACTGAGGATATATTGGATGATGAAGGCTGGCTGCACACCGGTGATATCGGGCGTTTTGATGAAAATGGCTGGCTGTACGTAGTGGATCGTAAAAAGGATATTTTGAAGTATGGAAACTTTCAAATTGCACCCAGTGAGATTGAAGATGTAATCCAAGGTGTTGCGGGAGTAAAGGCAGTATGCGTTGTGGGAATTCCGTCTGAAGGCAACGATCTGCCGGCTGCGCTTGTTGTTCCTTCGGATAGCGGTTGCAGTCAGAAAGACATTATCATAGAAGTTGAACGCAAATTGGGAAGCTACAAACAGCTTCGCGGAGGTGTTTATATGACTACGAAATTGCCCATGACTCCGTCCGGGAAGGTTTTACGACGAGAGGCAAAGTTGATGGTTTTGAAAATGAAAGGTGACTAA